A window of Suncus etruscus isolate mSunEtr1 chromosome 4, mSunEtr1.pri.cur, whole genome shotgun sequence contains these coding sequences:
- the LOC126006119 gene encoding 3'(2'),5'-bisphosphate nucleotidase 1-like: protein MASGHSVLMRLVASSYSIAQKAGGIVRQVIAEGDLGIVEKTSAVDLQTKADRLVQMSICSSLARKFPRLTIIGEEDLPSQEVDQELIEDGQWEEILKQPCPAQYKAIREEDLVVWVDPLDGTKEYTEGLLDNVTVLIGIAYEGKAIAGVINQPYYNYQAGPDAVLGRTIWGVLGLGAFGFQLKEVTAGKHIITTTRSHCNKLVTECVAAMNPDDVVRVGGAGNKIIQLIEGKASAYVFASPGCKKWDTCAPEVILHAVGGKLTDIHGNALQYNKEVKHMNSAGVLASLRNFDYYASLVPESVKKALVP, encoded by the coding sequence ATGGCTTCCGGTCACTCAGTGCTGATGCGGCTGGTGGCCTCATCCTATTCGATTGCACAGAAGGCTGGGGGGATCGTCCGGCAGGTCATTGCTGAGGGAGACCTGGGCATTGTGGAGAAGACCAGCGCCGTGGATTTGCAGACCAAGGCAGACCGCTTGGTTCAGATGAGCATATGCTCCTCACTGGCACGCAAGTTTCCCAGACTGACCATTATTGGGGAAGAGGATCTTCCTTCTCAAGAAGTGGACCAGGAGCTGATTGAAGATGGGCAGTGGGAGGAGATACTGAAGCAGCCATGCCCAGCCCAGTACAAGGCCATCAGGGAGGAAGATCTTGTGGTCTGGGTTGATCCTCTAGATGGTACCAAGGAATATACTGAAGGGCTCCTTGACAACGTCACTGTTCTTATTGGAATTGCTTATGAAGGAAAGGCCATAGCTGGAGTTATCAACCAGCCCTATTATAACTATCAGGCAGGCCCAGATGCCGTGCTGGGGAGGACCATCTGGGGAGTTTTGGGCTTAGGTGCCTTTGGGTTCCAGCTGAAAGAAGTGACCGCAGGGAAACACATCATCACGACCACCCGGTCCCATTGCAACAAGCTAGTGACAGAGTGTGTTGCTGCCATGAACCCTGATGACGTGGTTCGCGTGGGTGGAGCAGGAAACAAGATTATTCAGCTAATAGAAGGCAAAGCATCTGCATATGTGTTTGCAAGTCCAGGCTGTAAGAAGTGGGATACGTGTGCTCCTGAAGTAATTTTACATGCTGTAGGAGGCAAGTTAACTGATATCCACGGCAATGCCCTTCAGTACAATAAGGAAGTGAAGCACATGAACTCGGCAGGTGTTCTGGCCTCCCTGAGGAATTTTGACTACTATGCTAGCCTTGTTCCAGAGTCTGTGAAAAAGGCACTTGTCCCCTAA